A region from the Hydra vulgaris chromosome 10, alternate assembly HydraT2T_AEP genome encodes:
- the LOC136086126 gene encoding uncharacterized protein LOC136086126: MGRKKINSISLPKKININNTDMFCKKQISEEFDKYFINIGPNLANKISPTSDSFKNYLKPANNAVMFNNEFNYKEFEEAFSSLKKKKAPGFDEITSDLVIFNKISLSRPLIHILKLSITSGIFPNVLKLAKVIPIFKSNEHSDITNYRPISILSVFDIGL, from the coding sequence ATGggaaggaaaaaaataaattcaatttctttaccgaaaaaaattaatattaacaacACTGACATGTtctgtaaaaaacaaatctCGGAAGAatttgacaaatattttataaatattggtccTAATCTCGCTAATAAAATAAGTCCAACATctgattcatttaaaaactatctAAAACCCGCAAATAATGCTGTCATGTTTAATAATGAATTCAACTATAAAGAATTCGAAGAAGCcttttcctctttaaaaaaaaagaaagcaccAGGGTTTGATGAAATAACTAGCGATTTAGTTATCTTCAATAAAATCAGTCTAAGCAGACCTCTGATCCATATACTTAAGCTATCAATAACATCGGGAATTTTCCCTAatgtacttaaattagcaaaagtaattCCTATTTTTAAGTCCAATGAACATTCAGACATAAccaattatagacctatatcaATACTTTCTGTATTTGATATAGGTTTATAA